In a genomic window of Patagioenas fasciata isolate bPatFas1 chromosome 37, bPatFas1.hap1, whole genome shotgun sequence:
- the FUS gene encoding RNA-binding protein FUS isoform X1: MASNDYSQTATQSYGAYPAPPGQGYSQQSSQPYGQQSYGGYGQNSDSSYGQNSYSSSYGQSQSSYNTQSTPQGYGSGGYGSGQSSQSSYGQPSSYPSYSQPPAGGGSSGSSYGSSSQSSSYGQPPPSSGYSQGGYSGGQGGYGQQGYTPSSSYSQQGQYSSSTSNSYGQEQPALGGGYQDSSGGYGQQERNRGRGGYGRGGYERGGRGSRGGRGNTMGGGERGGFNKFGGPRDQGPRHDPGEQDNSDNNTIFVQGLGENVTVESVADYFKQIGIIKTNKKTGQPMINLYTDRETGKLKGEATVSFDDPPSAKAAIDWFDGKEFSGNPIKVSFATRRADFNRGGGRGGRGRGGPMGRGGFGGSGSGGSGRGGYSSGGGGQQRAGDWKCPNPACENMNFSWRNECNQCKAPKPEGPGAPHMGGKYPGGGGPRGANHMGGGGGGFGEERRGGRGGFERGGYRGGRGGERGGFRGGRGGDRGGFGPGKMDSRGDHRQDRRERPY, translated from the exons ATGGCGTCCAACG ATTACAGCCAGACGGCGACGCAGAG CTACGGCGCCTACCCCGCGCCGCCGGGCCAGGGCTACTCGCAGCAGAGCAGCCAACCCTACGGGCAGCAGAGCTACGGCGGCTACGGCCAGAACAGCGACAGCTCCTACGGACAGAACAGCTACAGCTCCAGCTACGGGCAGAGCCAGAGCA GCTACAACACGCAGTCGACCCCCCAGGGCTACGGCAGCGGGGGCTacggcagcgggcagagctcgcAGAGCTCCTACGGTCAACCCTCCTCCTACCCCAGCTACTCACAGCCGCCCGCGGGGGGCGGCAGCTCCGGAAG CAGCTACGGGAGCAGCTCACAGAGCTCCAGCTACGGGCAGCCCCCCCCCAGCAGCGGCTACAGCCAGGGGGGGTACAGCGGGGGCCAGGGGGGCTACGGCCAGCAGGGCTACACCCCCAGCAGCAGCTACAGCCAGCAGGGCCAGTACAGCAGCAGCACCT CCAACAGCTACGGGCAGGAGCAGCCGGCGCTGGGCGGCGGGTACCAGGACTCGAGCGGCGGTTACGGGCAGCAGGAGCGGAACCGCGGCCGCGGCGGCTACGGCCGGGGGGGCTACGAGCGGGGGGGCCGCGGCAGCCGCGGCGGACGCGGAAACACCATGGG CGGTGGTGAGCGCGGTGGCTTCAATAAATTCGGTG GACCTCGGGACCAAGGGCCGCGGCACGATCCTG GCGAGCAGGATAACTCGGACAACAACACCATCTTCGTGCAGGGCCTGGGCGAGAACGTCACCGTGGAGTCGGTGGCCGATTACTTCAAACAGATCGGCATCATCAAG ACCAACAAGAAGACGGGGCAGCCCATGATAAATTTGTACACGGACCGCGAGACCGGGAAGCTCAAGGGGGAGGCGACCGTGTCCTTCGACGACCCCCCCTCGGCCAAGGCCGCCATCGACTGGTTCGATG GCAAGGAGTTCTCCGGGAACCCCATCAAGGTGTCGTTCGCCACTCGCCGCGCCGACTTCAACCGCGGGGGCGGCCGGGGTGGCCGCGGCCGGGGAG GCCCCATGGGCCGGGGTGGCTTCGGCGGCTCCGGTTCCGGCGGCTCCGGCCGCGGTGGCTACTCGAGCGGGGGAGGGGGCCAGCAGCGCGCCGGCGACTGGAAGTGCCCAAACCC ggCCTGCGAGAACATGAACTTCTCGTGGCGCAACGAGTGCAACCAGTGCAAGGCCCCCAAACCCGAGGGGCCCGGCGCCCCACACATGGGGGGCAAGTAccccggcgggggcggcccccgcGGAGCCAACCACATGG GCGGTGGTGGCGGCGGCTTCGGCGAGGAGCGGCGCGGCGGCCGTGGCGGCTTCGAGCGCGGCGGCTACCGGGGCGGCCGGGGCGGCGAGCGCGGTGGCTTCCGAGGGGGCCGGGGAGGCGACCGCGGCGGCTTCGGGCCCGGGAAGATGGATTCCAG GGGCGACCACCGGCAGGATCGCCGCGAGAGGCCCTACTga
- the FUS gene encoding RNA-binding protein FUS isoform X2, translated as MASNDYSQTATQSYGAYPAPPGQGYSQQSSQPYGQQSYGGYGQNSDSSYGQNSYSSSYGQSQSSYNTQSTPQGYGSGGYGSGQSSQSSYGQPSSYPSYSQPPAGGGSSGSYGSSSQSSSYGQPPPSSGYSQGGYSGGQGGYGQQGYTPSSSYSQQGQYSSSTSNSYGQEQPALGGGYQDSSGGYGQQERNRGRGGYGRGGYERGGRGSRGGRGNTMGGGERGGFNKFGGPRDQGPRHDPGEQDNSDNNTIFVQGLGENVTVESVADYFKQIGIIKTNKKTGQPMINLYTDRETGKLKGEATVSFDDPPSAKAAIDWFDGKEFSGNPIKVSFATRRADFNRGGGRGGRGRGGPMGRGGFGGSGSGGSGRGGYSSGGGGQQRAGDWKCPNPACENMNFSWRNECNQCKAPKPEGPGAPHMGGKYPGGGGPRGANHMGGGGGGFGEERRGGRGGFERGGYRGGRGGERGGFRGGRGGDRGGFGPGKMDSRGDHRQDRRERPY; from the exons ATGGCGTCCAACG ATTACAGCCAGACGGCGACGCAGAG CTACGGCGCCTACCCCGCGCCGCCGGGCCAGGGCTACTCGCAGCAGAGCAGCCAACCCTACGGGCAGCAGAGCTACGGCGGCTACGGCCAGAACAGCGACAGCTCCTACGGACAGAACAGCTACAGCTCCAGCTACGGGCAGAGCCAGAGCA GCTACAACACGCAGTCGACCCCCCAGGGCTACGGCAGCGGGGGCTacggcagcgggcagagctcgcAGAGCTCCTACGGTCAACCCTCCTCCTACCCCAGCTACTCACAGCCGCCCGCGGGGGGCGGCAGCTCCGGAAG CTACGGGAGCAGCTCACAGAGCTCCAGCTACGGGCAGCCCCCCCCCAGCAGCGGCTACAGCCAGGGGGGGTACAGCGGGGGCCAGGGGGGCTACGGCCAGCAGGGCTACACCCCCAGCAGCAGCTACAGCCAGCAGGGCCAGTACAGCAGCAGCACCT CCAACAGCTACGGGCAGGAGCAGCCGGCGCTGGGCGGCGGGTACCAGGACTCGAGCGGCGGTTACGGGCAGCAGGAGCGGAACCGCGGCCGCGGCGGCTACGGCCGGGGGGGCTACGAGCGGGGGGGCCGCGGCAGCCGCGGCGGACGCGGAAACACCATGGG CGGTGGTGAGCGCGGTGGCTTCAATAAATTCGGTG GACCTCGGGACCAAGGGCCGCGGCACGATCCTG GCGAGCAGGATAACTCGGACAACAACACCATCTTCGTGCAGGGCCTGGGCGAGAACGTCACCGTGGAGTCGGTGGCCGATTACTTCAAACAGATCGGCATCATCAAG ACCAACAAGAAGACGGGGCAGCCCATGATAAATTTGTACACGGACCGCGAGACCGGGAAGCTCAAGGGGGAGGCGACCGTGTCCTTCGACGACCCCCCCTCGGCCAAGGCCGCCATCGACTGGTTCGATG GCAAGGAGTTCTCCGGGAACCCCATCAAGGTGTCGTTCGCCACTCGCCGCGCCGACTTCAACCGCGGGGGCGGCCGGGGTGGCCGCGGCCGGGGAG GCCCCATGGGCCGGGGTGGCTTCGGCGGCTCCGGTTCCGGCGGCTCCGGCCGCGGTGGCTACTCGAGCGGGGGAGGGGGCCAGCAGCGCGCCGGCGACTGGAAGTGCCCAAACCC ggCCTGCGAGAACATGAACTTCTCGTGGCGCAACGAGTGCAACCAGTGCAAGGCCCCCAAACCCGAGGGGCCCGGCGCCCCACACATGGGGGGCAAGTAccccggcgggggcggcccccgcGGAGCCAACCACATGG GCGGTGGTGGCGGCGGCTTCGGCGAGGAGCGGCGCGGCGGCCGTGGCGGCTTCGAGCGCGGCGGCTACCGGGGCGGCCGGGGCGGCGAGCGCGGTGGCTTCCGAGGGGGCCGGGGAGGCGACCGCGGCGGCTTCGGGCCCGGGAAGATGGATTCCAG GGGCGACCACCGGCAGGATCGCCGCGAGAGGCCCTACTga